A genomic stretch from Flavobacterium sp. KS-LB2 includes:
- the hemC gene encoding hydroxymethylbilane synthase, translating into MMSKTIRIGTRDSELALWQAHTVEKKLNDLGHKTEIIAVKSQGDIILDKPLYELGITGIFTKTLDIAMINGDVDIAVHSMKDVPTALPIGIVQAAVLERANTLDILVHKGNLDFLTGAGTIATGSLRRQAQWLNKYPNHKVVDLRGNVNTRMQKLQESDWNGAVFAAAGLERINLKPSNYIDLDWMIPAPAQGAMVVVAMANDEFCRQALNELNDIDTEVCTHIERQFLKTLEGGCTAPIGALAVFVEDDIVFKGVLFSLDGKQKIEVEKTVPMQEWKKLGFYCAKEILQNGGAELMTEIKNNLKK; encoded by the coding sequence ATAATGAGCAAAACGATACGCATAGGAACTCGCGATAGCGAACTCGCGCTTTGGCAAGCCCACACCGTCGAAAAAAAACTAAATGATTTAGGCCATAAAACCGAAATTATTGCGGTAAAATCACAAGGAGATATCATTCTCGACAAACCACTTTACGAATTAGGAATCACAGGAATTTTTACTAAAACACTGGATATCGCTATGATAAATGGTGATGTTGATATTGCAGTTCATTCCATGAAAGATGTTCCTACGGCTTTGCCAATAGGAATTGTTCAGGCGGCAGTTTTAGAAAGAGCCAATACATTAGACATTTTAGTACACAAAGGAAACCTTGATTTTCTTACTGGAGCAGGAACAATTGCCACAGGAAGTTTGCGTCGTCAGGCACAATGGTTAAACAAATATCCCAATCATAAAGTTGTTGATTTGCGTGGAAACGTCAATACGAGAATGCAGAAATTACAGGAAAGCGATTGGAACGGAGCCGTTTTTGCAGCAGCAGGATTAGAACGAATCAACTTGAAACCTTCTAATTATATCGATTTGGATTGGATGATTCCAGCGCCAGCTCAAGGTGCTATGGTTGTTGTGGCAATGGCAAATGATGAATTTTGCAGACAAGCGCTAAACGAACTCAACGATATTGATACCGAAGTTTGTACCCATATTGAAAGACAGTTTTTAAAAACACTCGAAGGTGGCTGTACGGCACCAATTGGTGCTTTAGCAGTTTTTGTAGAAGATGATATTGTGTTCAAAGGCGTTCTTTTTTCATTGGATGGAAAACAAAAAATTGAAGTCGAAAAAACCGTTCCGATGCAAGAATGGAAGAAATTAGGCTTTTACTGTGCCAAAGAAATTCTACAAAATGGCGGAGCAGAATTGATGACGGAAATTAAAAATAATTTGAAGAAGTAA
- a CDS encoding helix-turn-helix domain-containing protein: MGSQEIIKIEDDFTLIRFQNDSVDAFNAQREVGSGLIQFHFGIKGKAKFIFNQGNYALELKEEKSLLLYNPQKELPLNLELAPNSWVISVIISIKKFHALFSTEADYITFLSADNKDKKYYNEGNISPSMAIVLSQLFHYSLHPSIKNLYYKGKGYELLSLYFNRTEDPNAEQCPFLIDEDNVMKIRKAKEIIIANMAEPPGLQELADEIGLNLKKLKMGFKQIYGDTVYGFLFDYKMDFARKLLDSGSYNVNEVGLKIGYSTGSHFIAAFKKKFATTPKKYLMSINPNMS; encoded by the coding sequence ATGGGTTCTCAGGAAATTATAAAAATTGAGGATGATTTTACGCTCATTCGCTTTCAAAATGATAGTGTTGATGCCTTTAATGCACAACGTGAAGTAGGTAGCGGATTAATTCAGTTTCACTTCGGAATCAAAGGGAAAGCCAAGTTTATTTTTAACCAAGGTAACTATGCTTTGGAACTAAAAGAGGAGAAATCATTGCTTTTGTACAATCCACAAAAAGAGTTGCCCTTAAATTTGGAATTAGCACCAAATTCCTGGGTAATATCCGTAATAATTTCTATCAAAAAATTTCATGCTTTATTTTCAACAGAAGCGGATTATATTACTTTTTTGAGTGCTGATAATAAGGACAAGAAATATTATAACGAAGGAAACATCAGCCCTTCGATGGCAATTGTTTTGTCGCAATTGTTTCACTACAGCCTACATCCGTCAATAAAAAACCTCTATTATAAAGGAAAAGGATACGAATTATTGAGTTTGTATTTCAATAGAACCGAAGACCCAAACGCAGAACAATGTCCGTTTTTAATAGATGAAGACAATGTAATGAAGATTAGAAAAGCCAAAGAAATCATCATTGCCAATATGGCTGAACCGCCTGGACTACAAGAATTAGCCGATGAAATAGGTTTAAATTTAAAGAAACTCAAAATGGGTTTTAAACAAATTTATGGCGATACGGTTTATGGTTTTCTATTTGACTACAAAATGGATTTTGCCCGAAAATTACTCGACAGTGGTTCCTACAACGTAAATGAAGTAGGATTGAAAATTGGCTACAGCACAGGAAGTCATTTTATAGCGGCATTCAAAAAGAAATTTGCCACTACGCCCAAAAAATATTTGATGTCAATAAACCCAAATATGTCGTAA
- the hemF gene encoding oxygen-dependent coproporphyrinogen oxidase, with the protein MKNKFYAYIQNLQDQIVAGLEAVEDQAKFREDLWERPEGGGGRTRVIENGTVFEKGGVNISAVHGKLPEAMQKMFNVGEADFFACGLSLVLHPKNPMVPTVHANWRYFEMYDDNGNVIQQWFGGGQDLTPYYLFEEDSIHFHQTCKTVCDKHNPEFYPKYKKQCDAYFWNAHRNEARGIGGLFFDYCKATETMSMQDWYNFVTEVGNSFLQAYVPIVEKRKDLPYTPEQRTWQEIRRGRYVEFNLVHDKGTLFGLKTNGRIESILMSLPPHVQWVYDHHAEAGSEEEKLVNVLENPRDWL; encoded by the coding sequence ATGAAAAATAAGTTTTACGCATACATACAAAACCTTCAAGACCAAATCGTAGCTGGATTAGAAGCAGTTGAAGATCAAGCCAAATTCCGTGAAGACCTTTGGGAACGTCCGGAAGGCGGCGGCGGAAGAACCCGCGTAATTGAAAACGGAACTGTTTTCGAAAAAGGCGGAGTTAATATTTCGGCAGTTCACGGAAAATTACCGGAAGCCATGCAAAAAATGTTCAACGTTGGTGAAGCTGATTTTTTTGCCTGCGGATTGAGTTTGGTTTTGCACCCAAAAAATCCAATGGTGCCAACCGTTCACGCGAACTGGCGTTATTTCGAAATGTACGATGATAATGGAAACGTGATCCAACAATGGTTTGGTGGCGGACAAGATTTAACACCGTATTATCTGTTTGAAGAAGATTCGATTCATTTTCATCAAACGTGTAAAACGGTCTGCGACAAACATAATCCGGAGTTTTATCCAAAATATAAGAAACAATGCGATGCCTATTTCTGGAACGCGCACCGAAATGAAGCGCGCGGAATTGGAGGATTATTTTTCGATTATTGCAAAGCTACAGAGACAATGTCAATGCAAGATTGGTACAACTTTGTAACCGAAGTTGGTAATAGTTTCCTGCAAGCGTATGTTCCCATTGTAGAAAAAAGAAAAGATTTACCGTATACTCCAGAACAAAGAACGTGGCAGGAAATCCGTCGCGGTCGTTATGTCGAATTCAATTTGGTGCATGACAAAGGCACTTTATTTGGTCTAAAAACCAACGGAAGAATCGAAAGTATTTTGATGAGTTTGCCACCGCACGTGCAGTGGGTTTACGATCATCACGCTGAAGCAGGAAGCGAAGAAGAAAAATTAGTAAACGTATTAGAGAATCCAAGAGATTGGCTTTAG
- the hemA gene encoding glutamyl-tRNA reductase — protein sequence MENNNTSKHHYFYAVGLSYKKADAEIRGKFSLDAAAKTRLLEQAKNEGIESLIVTSTCNRTEIYGYAEHPFQLIKLICENSQGSVEAFQKVGFVYKNQEAISHLFRVGTGLDSQILGDFEIIAQIRNSFSQSKALGLANAFMERLVNAVIQASKKIKTDTEISSGATSVSFAAVQYIFKNVEDIGNKNILLFGTGKIGRNTCENLVKHTKNEHITLINRTKEKAEKLAGKLNLIVKDYSELHLELQKADVVVVATGAQNPTIDKAILNLKKPMLILDLSIPKNVHENVEEIDGVTLIHMDYLSQLTDETLENRKKHIPAAEAIIEEIKEEFITWTKGRKFAPTINALKAKLNAIKISELDFQSKKISNFNEEQAEIISNRIIQKITTHFANHLKEDDTMVDESIEWIEKVFKIGAITK from the coding sequence ATGGAAAACAATAACACATCAAAGCATCACTATTTTTACGCAGTTGGATTGAGCTATAAAAAAGCAGATGCTGAGATTAGAGGTAAGTTTAGTTTAGATGCTGCTGCAAAAACGCGTTTATTAGAACAAGCTAAGAATGAAGGAATAGAGAGTTTAATAGTCACTTCTACCTGCAACCGTACTGAAATTTACGGGTATGCAGAACATCCATTTCAATTAATCAAATTAATTTGCGAGAATAGTCAAGGCTCTGTTGAAGCATTTCAAAAGGTAGGCTTTGTCTATAAAAATCAAGAAGCGATTAGTCACTTGTTTCGTGTAGGAACTGGTTTAGACAGTCAGATTCTTGGTGATTTTGAAATTATCGCACAAATAAGAAATTCCTTTTCACAATCAAAAGCATTAGGTTTAGCAAATGCTTTTATGGAACGATTAGTGAATGCTGTTATTCAAGCCAGTAAAAAAATAAAAACAGATACGGAAATTAGTTCTGGCGCTACTTCGGTTTCTTTTGCTGCGGTTCAATATATTTTCAAGAACGTAGAAGACATTGGAAACAAAAATATTCTCTTGTTTGGTACCGGAAAAATAGGCAGAAATACATGTGAAAATTTAGTAAAACATACAAAAAATGAACATATTACGCTAATTAATAGAACCAAAGAAAAAGCAGAGAAATTAGCCGGAAAATTGAATCTAATCGTAAAAGATTACTCAGAATTACACCTTGAACTACAAAAAGCAGATGTTGTTGTGGTAGCCACCGGCGCACAAAATCCAACCATTGACAAGGCAATTCTGAATTTGAAAAAACCAATGTTGATTTTGGATTTATCGATTCCGAAAAATGTGCATGAAAATGTGGAAGAAATTGATGGTGTTACCTTGATTCACATGGATTATTTGTCACAACTAACAGACGAAACTTTAGAAAATAGAAAAAAACACATCCCGGCTGCTGAGGCAATTATTGAAGAAATCAAAGAAGAATTTATTACTTGGACCAAAGGCAGAAAATTTGCGCCGACAATCAACGCATTGAAAGCAAAATTGAATGCGATAAAAATCTCCGAATTGGATTTCCAAAGTAAGAAAATTTCAAATTTCAATGAGGAACAAGCCGAAATAATCAGTAACAGGATTATCCAAAAAATAACGACTCACTTTGCCAATCATTTGAAAGAGGACGATACTATGGTAGACGAAAGCATAGAGTGGATTGAGAAAGTTTTCAAAATAGGAGCTATTACAAAATAA
- the hemE gene encoding uroporphyrinogen decarboxylase, with product MIKNDLFLRALKGETVQRPPVWMMRQAGRYLPEFIALRDKYDFFTRCQTPELAAEITVQPIRRIAPDAAILFSDILVIPQAMGIDVEMKPNFGPYLPNPIRTIQDVEKVIVPDVNETLGYVFDAIKLTKEMLNDEVPLIGFAGSPWTIMCYAVEGKGSKSFDMAKGFCFQHPEAAHVLLQKITDTTIAYLKEKVKAGVNAVQIFDSWGGMLSPVDYQEFSWKYINQIIEALADHTPVIVFGKGCWFALNEMGKSRASALGVDWTCSPRNARYLSGGNITLQGNFDPSRLLSPIPVIKKMVHEMIDEFGKDKYIVNLGHGILPNIPVDHAKAFIDAVKEYNQ from the coding sequence ATGATTAAGAACGACCTATTTTTAAGAGCACTAAAAGGAGAAACGGTACAACGTCCACCAGTTTGGATGATGCGTCAAGCGGGAAGATATTTGCCGGAATTCATTGCATTACGCGATAAATATGATTTTTTCACTCGTTGTCAAACGCCAGAATTAGCGGCTGAAATTACCGTACAACCAATACGTAGAATTGCGCCGGATGCTGCGATTTTGTTTTCGGATATATTAGTAATTCCACAAGCTATGGGAATTGATGTGGAGATGAAACCTAATTTTGGTCCGTATTTACCAAATCCAATTCGTACGATTCAGGATGTGGAGAAAGTAATCGTTCCAGATGTTAATGAAACTTTAGGTTACGTTTTTGACGCGATTAAATTGACCAAAGAAATGCTGAACGATGAGGTACCATTAATTGGTTTCGCAGGTTCACCTTGGACAATTATGTGTTATGCAGTGGAAGGAAAAGGGTCTAAAAGTTTTGATATGGCCAAAGGATTTTGTTTCCAACATCCAGAAGCAGCGCATGTTTTATTACAAAAAATTACCGATACTACTATTGCATACCTAAAAGAGAAAGTAAAAGCGGGCGTAAATGCCGTTCAAATTTTTGACTCTTGGGGCGGAATGTTGTCTCCAGTGGATTACCAAGAATTCTCTTGGAAATACATCAACCAAATCATCGAGGCTTTGGCCGATCATACACCAGTTATAGTTTTCGGAAAAGGATGTTGGTTTGCATTAAATGAAATGGGAAAAAGTAGAGCTTCAGCACTTGGTGTAGATTGGACTTGTTCTCCAAGAAATGCACGATACTTGTCCGGTGGAAACATCACATTACAAGGAAATTTTGATCCATCTAGATTGTTATCTCCAATTCCAGTTATCAAGAAAATGGTACACGAAATGATTGACGAATTTGGAAAAGACAAATACATCGTGAATTTAGGTCACGGAATTTTACCAAATATTCCTGTGGATCACGCAAAAGCGTTTATTGATGCGGTGAAGGAATACAATCAATAA
- a CDS encoding uroporphyrinogen-III synthase, with translation MSQTSILSTKTLSAEQRQVFLDANFDLLEQDFIEIKNNLFELKTINNNLIFSSQNAVLSLIEQNGWEVLKTKPVFCVGIKTKELLESHGFTVDVYLDYASELAEIITLIYNKESYTFLSGNLRKETLPEALKSAGITFNEIEVYQTKLAPFKISDQEKFDGILFFSPSGVESYLTNNKIKNEVCFCIGTTTASALETKKIKNIVIAKTPTIEEVIEEVIEYYKTESI, from the coding sequence ATGAGTCAAACAAGTATTTTATCCACCAAAACATTGTCGGCAGAACAAAGACAAGTATTTCTGGATGCTAATTTTGATCTTTTAGAACAAGATTTTATCGAAATTAAAAACAACCTTTTTGAACTGAAAACAATCAACAACAACTTAATTTTTAGCAGTCAAAATGCGGTTTTAAGTTTGATTGAACAAAACGGTTGGGAAGTTTTAAAAACGAAACCTGTTTTTTGTGTTGGTATAAAAACCAAGGAATTATTGGAGTCTCATGGCTTTACAGTAGATGTTTATTTGGATTATGCATCTGAATTAGCCGAAATCATTACCCTGATTTATAATAAGGAAAGCTACACTTTTTTGAGCGGAAATTTGCGCAAAGAAACGTTGCCAGAAGCATTAAAAAGCGCCGGAATAACTTTTAACGAAATCGAAGTGTATCAAACCAAGTTGGCGCCTTTCAAAATATCCGACCAAGAAAAATTTGACGGAATTCTGTTTTTTAGCCCATCTGGCGTTGAAAGTTATCTGACAAATAATAAAATCAAGAATGAAGTTTGTTTTTGCATCGGCACTACTACAGCATCGGCATTAGAAACAAAAAAAATTAAAAACATTGTAATTGCCAAAACACCAACTATTGAAGAGGTGATTGAGGAAGTGATTGAATATTATAAAACGGAAAGCATCTAG